One genomic segment of Fusobacterium mortiferum ATCC 9817 includes these proteins:
- the hpf gene encoding ribosome hibernation-promoting factor, HPF/YfiA family: MKMTIHGKQLVITDAIKNYAETKLGRVEKYHDGIIELAINLSAVKLKTGNYHTAEVLAYLGGSTVKASCTDADLYAAIDGVSDVLEGQLKKHKDKIRTAVQSREPMIRKVKYDPETNTVEKEAAVNVVKVYLPPKPMDVEEAILQLEILNRAFFPFTNAETGEMNIVYKRKDGDYGHIEPSKR, from the coding sequence ATGAAAATGACTATCCATGGAAAACAATTAGTTATAACAGATGCAATCAAAAATTACGCGGAGACTAAATTAGGAAGGGTTGAAAAGTATCACGACGGTATAATAGAACTAGCTATTAATTTATCAGCGGTAAAATTAAAAACTGGTAATTATCATACAGCAGAAGTTTTAGCTTATCTAGGTGGAAGTACAGTAAAAGCTTCTTGTACAGATGCAGACTTATATGCAGCTATAGATGGAGTTTCAGACGTATTAGAAGGTCAATTAAAGAAACATAAAGATAAAATAAGAACTGCTGTTCAATCAAGAGAACCAATGATTAGAAAAGTAAAATATGACCCAGAAACAAATACAGTTGAGAAAGAAGCAGCTGTAAATGTTGTAAAGGTATATTTACCTCCTAAACCAATGGACGTAGAGGAAGCAATACTTCAACTAGAAATTTTAAATAGAGCATTCTTCCCATTTACAAATGCAGAAACAGGAGAAATGAACATAGTTTATAAGAGAAAAGATGGAGACTATGGACATATAGAACCTTCAAAAAGATAA
- the cysK gene encoding cysteine synthase A translates to MIKNSILDLIGNTPMLKINNLNTYGNNIFLKLEGYNPSRSTKDRIVLEMIEDAEKKGIIKDSTTIMEATSGNTGISLAMICAIKKYPLKIVMPDTMSIERIQLMKAYGAEVILTPGILGMKACLEKLEELKNNIKDVFIPNQFDNINNPKAHYKTTANEILKDLNYKLDIFFCGTGTGGSFSGISKKLKEVLPNIKTFPVEPLNSPLLSKGYIGNHKIQGMGMSTGKIPSVYDKTLADNIFTASCESAFDITKTLALKEGILAGISTGAVLSCALEFSKNNPNKNLNIVILSTDSGEKYLSSSVF, encoded by the coding sequence ATGATAAAAAATTCTATTTTAGATTTAATTGGTAATACCCCAATGTTAAAAATAAATAATTTAAATACATATGGAAATAATATTTTTCTTAAACTAGAAGGTTATAATCCTAGTAGAAGTACAAAAGATAGAATTGTTTTAGAAATGATAGAGGATGCAGAGAAAAAAGGAATAATAAAAGATAGTACTACTATAATGGAAGCTACTAGTGGAAATACTGGAATCTCTTTAGCTATGATTTGTGCTATTAAAAAATATCCTTTGAAAATAGTTATGCCTGATACTATGAGCATAGAAAGAATTCAATTAATGAAAGCTTATGGTGCTGAAGTTATTCTTACTCCTGGTATTTTAGGAATGAAAGCTTGTTTAGAAAAATTAGAAGAATTAAAAAATAATATCAAAGATGTCTTTATACCTAATCAATTTGATAATATCAATAATCCTAAAGCTCATTATAAAACTACTGCTAATGAAATTTTAAAAGATTTAAATTATAAACTTGATATATTTTTTTGTGGTACTGGAACTGGAGGAAGCTTTTCTGGGATATCTAAAAAATTAAAAGAGGTTCTTCCAAATATAAAAACTTTTCCTGTTGAACCACTTAATTCCCCTCTATTATCTAAAGGATACATTGGTAATCATAAAATACAAGGAATGGGAATGAGTACTGGAAAAATTCCAAGTGTCTATGATAAAACCTTAGCTGATAATATTTTTACTGCAAGTTGTGAATCTGCCTTTGATATAACTAAAACTTTAGCTCTAAAAGAAGGAATCCTTGCTGGTATTTCTACTGGTGCAGTTCTTAGTTGTGCTTTAGAATTTTCTAAAAATAATCCAAATAAAAATTTAAATATAGTAATTTTATCTACAGATTCTGGAGAAAAATATCTATCTAGCAGTGTATTTTAA
- a CDS encoding YkoF family thiamine/hydroxymethylpyrimidine-binding protein — protein MGLKDCLWCIGGASKGVSGARFSLYPMSDNFVEIILGGLEKTDTSKVWKQTDKLSTCVRGKRVHVFDVVKGLFVNAYREDVHMALEATFSKGCPGDTDADSFMEVDDEKVNEKNIRDKKFDVVSKISFYPMGEEDYMEHIAKIVMTAKERGVFARSSHYVSILEGDVHNVFDVLEEIFKYGEENLSHYILQVTISVNSPTKE, from the coding sequence ATGGGATTGAAAGATTGTTTATGGTGTATTGGAGGTGCTAGCAAGGGAGTATCTGGAGCTAGATTTTCATTATACCCAATGAGTGACAACTTTGTTGAGATTATTTTAGGGGGACTTGAAAAAACAGATACAAGTAAAGTTTGGAAACAAACAGATAAATTGAGTACTTGTGTAAGAGGAAAAAGAGTGCATGTTTTTGATGTAGTAAAAGGGCTTTTTGTAAATGCTTACAGAGAAGATGTACATATGGCTTTAGAAGCTACTTTTTCTAAAGGGTGTCCTGGAGATACTGATGCTGATTCATTTATGGAAGTAGACGATGAAAAGGTAAATGAGAAAAATATTAGAGATAAAAAATTTGATGTAGTTAGTAAAATTTCTTTCTATCCAATGGGAGAAGAGGATTATATGGAACATATAGCAAAAATTGTTATGACAGCTAAAGAGAGAGGAGTTTTTGCTAGAAGCTCTCACTATGTTTCTATATTAGAGGGAGATGTACACAATGTTTTTGATGTATTAGAGGAGATTTTCAAATATGGAGAGGAAAATCTATCTCACTATATTTTACAAGTAACTATTTCTGTAAATAGTCCAACAAAGGAGTAA
- a CDS encoding leucyl aminopeptidase — MKVVDKLEKFYDRNLILVVEGETNYCEYMSESEKELVERLKERNNFTGKKGEVLSLNFIQNDRLISMDILGFGKKEEISDNLFREVIFKYLSDKKGSILISTNTKELVKVEILCEIVGNINYSFDEFKEKKSEKLDVEFFNIELTNLEESLILNEATDVIRNLVDLPANIINPITLAERTVELGKEFGFEVEVLDDNKIQELGMNLLYSVGKASVTKPRLIVMRYFGDRDSKDIMGLVGKGLTYDTGGLCIKPADSMMNMKDDMTGGATVIGAMCAIAKNRLKKNVVAVVPACENAINGNSYRPGDIIKSMNGKYVEIINTDAEGRLALADAITYIVRNEKVSEIIDVATLTGAMMVALGTFTTGVFSNRDEVYSLLEKSCSKYGERIWRMPLDEEFAEDLKSDVADLKHMGARWGGAISAAKFLEIFAEGTPWTHMDIAGTAYNNSSKWYKKGASGVHVRGLYEYCKNR, encoded by the coding sequence ATGAAAGTAGTAGATAAATTAGAAAAATTTTATGATAGAAATCTTATTTTAGTAGTAGAGGGAGAAACTAATTATTGTGAATATATGTCAGAGTCTGAGAAAGAACTAGTTGAAAGATTAAAAGAGAGAAATAATTTTACTGGTAAAAAAGGAGAGGTGCTATCATTAAATTTTATTCAAAATGATAGATTAATCTCTATGGATATTTTAGGATTTGGTAAAAAAGAGGAGATTAGTGATAATCTTTTTAGAGAGGTAATATTTAAATATCTTTCAGATAAAAAAGGAAGTATACTAATCTCTACAAATACAAAAGAATTGGTTAAAGTGGAGATTCTTTGTGAAATAGTAGGAAATATCAACTACTCTTTTGATGAGTTTAAGGAGAAAAAATCTGAAAAATTAGATGTAGAGTTTTTTAATATTGAACTTACTAACTTAGAAGAGAGTCTAATTTTAAATGAGGCTACTGATGTAATTAGAAACTTAGTAGATTTACCAGCAAATATAATCAATCCAATAACTTTAGCTGAAAGAACAGTTGAATTAGGAAAAGAGTTTGGATTTGAGGTTGAAGTACTAGATGATAATAAGATACAAGAGTTAGGAATGAATTTATTATATAGTGTAGGAAAAGCCTCTGTTACAAAACCAAGACTTATAGTCATGAGATATTTTGGTGATAGAGATTCTAAAGATATAATGGGATTAGTAGGAAAAGGACTTACATATGATACTGGAGGGCTTTGTATAAAGCCGGCTGATTCTATGATGAATATGAAAGATGATATGACAGGAGGAGCTACAGTAATAGGGGCTATGTGTGCTATCGCTAAAAATAGACTTAAGAAAAATGTAGTGGCTGTTGTTCCAGCTTGTGAAAATGCTATCAATGGGAATTCATATAGACCAGGAGATATTATAAAATCTATGAATGGGAAGTATGTGGAAATAATAAATACTGATGCAGAAGGTAGACTTGCATTAGCAGATGCTATAACATATATAGTAAGAAATGAAAAAGTATCAGAGATAATAGATGTAGCTACCCTTACAGGAGCTATGATGGTAGCTTTAGGTACTTTTACTACAGGGGTATTCTCTAATAGAGATGAAGTTTACTCTCTTTTAGAAAAATCTTGTAGTAAATATGGAGAGAGAATTTGGAGAATGCCATTAGATGAAGAGTTTGCTGAGGATTTAAAATCTGATGTAGCAGACTTAAAACATATGGGAGCTAGATGGGGAGGTGCTATATCAGCAGCAAAATTTTTAGAAATATTTGCTGAAGGAACACCTTGGACACATATGGATATAGCTGGAACAGCTTATAATAATTCAAGTAAATGGTATAAAAAGGGAGCTTCTGGAGTTCATGTAAGAGGACTTTATGAGTATTGCAAAAATAGATAA
- a CDS encoding ABC transporter ATP-binding protein, translating to MEKLVCKNITFKYSEKSKREIVKNFSLSFNSGEIYLITGFSGCGKSTLAYILAGLYPEHKGVLVEGDIILDGKEIEKYSTQDRAKKIGMMFQNTDTQFCMESVKEEVIFTLENINYPVEEMDKKVDEVLEKCGILYLKDREISTLSGGEKQKVALATILALESEIIILDEPFANVDIFSAQEIIDILLELNGKKETTLIIIDHRLSLWKKVNYNLITLDRGCKISDENLNIYLEDREISDKKRYIDDEIGDNIFEIKDLELGYGKNILAEKLSFKISKGKITSIIGKSGAGKSSLLNLLVGIVKYKKGSILFEGREFKKLKDRELLQEIGIVFQNPQNQFITYKVIDELLFTLNRVYKNQSEKNIERAENLLREFNLYEYKNFSPYSLSQGQQRKLAVLSMLCGNQKVLLCDEPTYGQDNKTSREIMEFLSKKSKEGLSIILVSHDINLVVEYSDCIYEFKDKEMRRVEYI from the coding sequence ATGGAAAAGTTAGTTTGTAAAAATATAACTTTTAAATATTCAGAAAAATCAAAAAGAGAGATAGTTAAAAATTTCTCTCTTTCTTTTAATTCTGGAGAAATTTATCTAATTACTGGTTTTTCTGGCTGTGGAAAATCTACACTTGCTTATATACTAGCTGGACTTTATCCAGAACATAAGGGAGTATTAGTAGAGGGAGATATTATTTTAGATGGCAAAGAGATAGAAAAATATTCTACACAGGATAGAGCTAAAAAGATAGGTATGATGTTTCAAAATACAGATACACAATTTTGTATGGAAAGTGTAAAGGAAGAGGTAATCTTTACCTTAGAAAATATTAATTATCCTGTGGAAGAGATGGATAAAAAGGTAGATGAAGTATTAGAGAAGTGTGGAATATTATATCTAAAAGATAGAGAGATAAGTACTCTTTCAGGTGGAGAAAAGCAAAAAGTTGCATTAGCTACTATTTTAGCTTTAGAATCAGAGATTATAATATTAGATGAACCTTTTGCAAATGTAGATATATTTTCAGCCCAAGAGATAATAGATATTCTTTTAGAATTAAATGGAAAAAAAGAGACTACTCTTATAATTATAGACCATAGATTATCCCTTTGGAAAAAAGTAAATTATAATTTAATTACTTTAGATAGAGGGTGTAAAATTTCAGATGAAAATTTAAATATATATTTGGAAGATAGAGAAATTTCAGATAAAAAAAGATATATAGATGATGAAATAGGAGATAATATATTTGAGATTAAGGACTTAGAGTTAGGTTATGGAAAAAATATTTTAGCTGAAAAACTTTCATTTAAGATATCAAAGGGAAAAATAACTTCAATAATAGGTAAGAGTGGAGCTGGAAAAAGTTCTCTTTTAAATCTTTTAGTTGGAATTGTAAAATATAAAAAGGGAAGTATACTGTTTGAAGGTAGGGAGTTTAAAAAATTAAAGGATAGAGAGTTATTACAGGAGATAGGAATAGTTTTTCAAAATCCTCAAAACCAATTTATAACCTATAAAGTAATAGATGAACTACTTTTTACTTTAAATAGAGTATACAAAAATCAAAGTGAAAAAAATATAGAGAGAGCTGAAAACTTACTTAGAGAGTTTAATCTTTACGAGTATAAAAATTTTTCTCCTTACTCGTTGAGTCAAGGACAGCAGAGAAAACTAGCTGTTCTTTCAATGTTGTGTGGAAACCAAAAGGTTTTACTTTGTGATGAGCCAACATATGGACAGGATAATAAAACTAGTAGGGAGATTATGGAGTTTCTGTCAAAAAAATCTAAAGAGGGGCTTAGTATAATTTTAGTTTCTCACGATATAAACTTAGTAGTTGAGTATTCAGATTGTATATATGAATTTAAAGATAAGGAGATGAGAAGAGTTGAGTATATCTAA
- a CDS encoding ECF transporter S component — MFNWKLKDVIMVCIFSVVFSFIYLWAVYLANFMATLLAPFGLAPYAYEIVFGVWFMASTFVPYIIQRAGVATISEVLSAVIEVIMGNMFGPIVILSGIIQGMGPELVFARKGYRDFSMKNMCIAAVAACVFSFIWGFVRGGYVKFTPMYILGMFIVRVISSIFFAGIISKLLAEKLAKTGALSSYRLGQDEIEE, encoded by the coding sequence ATGTTTAATTGGAAATTAAAAGATGTAATAATGGTTTGTATTTTTTCAGTGGTATTTTCATTTATCTATCTATGGGCTGTATATTTAGCTAATTTTATGGCGACACTATTAGCACCATTTGGATTAGCTCCATATGCCTATGAGATAGTTTTTGGTGTGTGGTTTATGGCTTCTACATTTGTTCCATATATTATTCAAAGAGCTGGAGTAGCTACAATTTCAGAAGTTTTATCTGCTGTAATAGAGGTAATTATGGGAAATATGTTTGGACCAATAGTTATTTTATCTGGAATAATTCAAGGAATGGGACCAGAGCTTGTTTTTGCAAGAAAAGGTTATAGAGATTTCTCTATGAAAAATATGTGTATAGCTGCTGTAGCTGCCTGTGTATTTAGTTTTATATGGGGATTTGTAAGAGGAGGATATGTAAAATTTACTCCTATGTATATTTTAGGAATGTTTATTGTAAGAGTGATTAGTTCTATATTCTTTGCTGGTATTATCTCTAAATTATTAGCTGAAAAATTAGCAAAAACTGGGGCTTTAAGTAGTTATAGATTAGGGCAAGACGAGATAGAGGAGTAA
- a CDS encoding ABC transporter ATP-binding protein, whose translation MSKEILKLENVEKKYSGSVEELHIINNLSFSVEEGEFISILGRSGSGKSTLLNIMGLLDRVDGGKIFIGGQEVDKLSEEERDKIKNQMIGFVFQFHYLLPEFTALENVMLPALLNNFDKKLEIEKRAKELLEKVGLGERENHKPSQLSGGEKQRVAIARALINSPKILLADEPTGNLDEETSEMIFKILKDINKNEKQTIIVVTHSKDLAEISDKQLYLKKGVLVEG comes from the coding sequence ATGAGTAAGGAAATTTTAAAACTGGAGAATGTAGAAAAAAAATATAGTGGAAGTGTAGAAGAGTTACATATAATAAATAATTTAAGCTTTTCAGTGGAAGAGGGAGAATTTATATCTATACTTGGACGTTCAGGTTCTGGTAAATCTACGCTTTTAAATATAATGGGTCTACTAGATAGAGTAGATGGTGGAAAAATATTTATAGGTGGGCAGGAAGTAGATAAACTTTCTGAAGAGGAAAGAGATAAAATAAAAAACCAGATGATAGGCTTTGTATTTCAGTTTCACTATCTTTTACCAGAGTTTACAGCATTGGAAAATGTAATGTTACCAGCACTCTTAAATAATTTTGATAAAAAGTTAGAGATAGAGAAAAGAGCTAAAGAGTTACTTGAAAAGGTAGGACTAGGAGAGAGAGAGAATCATAAGCCATCACAACTTTCTGGTGGAGAAAAACAGAGAGTAGCAATAGCTAGAGCCCTTATAAACTCCCCTAAAATACTATTAGCAGATGAACCTACTGGAAATCTTGATGAAGAAACAAGTGAGATGATATTTAAAATTTTAAAAGATATCAATAAAAATGAGAAACAAACCATAATAGTTGTTACTCACTCTAAAGATTTAGCAGAAATTTCTGATAAACAACTTTATTTGAAAAAGGGAGTTTTAGTAGAGGGGTAA
- a CDS encoding ABC transporter permease, with protein MIEFFIAKKHIIERKKQSLISVVGITIGVVVLMVSIGIANGLDKNMINSILSVTSHIMVSNGEKISNYKDIKRDIEKIEGVKGAVPSISTQGIFKYNGVYGGYVSGVKIEGYDLESAKKAMDLDKKIVSGNISPDKINGILIGKELFNSIGAKIGDKVSIISSENKEIKFEIEGVFQSGYYDYDINMVILPLKAVQYLTYGEDISSKIDVTLFNPYRAPEISDKIMAVTGIYSRTWGEMNRNLLSALSLEKTVMILVFSLIVVIAGFVVWVTLNMLVREKIKDIGIMRAMGFSKKNIMKIFLIQGMILGGIGIAIGTLISLTFLWYIKNNTLDFITSIYYITKIPVEISFKEIIIIIGANFGIIFISSIFPAYRGAKMETVEALRHE; from the coding sequence ATGATAGAGTTTTTTATAGCTAAGAAGCATATAATAGAGAGGAAAAAACAGAGTTTAATATCAGTAGTGGGGATAACTATTGGAGTAGTTGTATTGATGGTGTCTATTGGAATAGCTAATGGATTGGATAAGAATATGATAAATAGTATACTTTCAGTAACAAGTCATATAATGGTATCCAATGGAGAGAAGATTAGCAATTATAAAGATATAAAAAGAGATATAGAGAAGATAGAGGGAGTAAAGGGAGCAGTACCAAGTATATCTACCCAAGGAATTTTTAAATATAATGGGGTTTATGGTGGTTATGTTTCTGGAGTAAAAATAGAAGGCTATGATTTAGAGAGTGCTAAAAAAGCTATGGATTTAGATAAAAAAATTGTATCTGGAAATATTTCTCCAGATAAAATAAATGGTATTCTTATTGGAAAAGAACTCTTTAATTCCATAGGAGCAAAGATAGGAGATAAGGTCAGTATAATCTCTTCAGAGAATAAGGAGATAAAATTTGAGATAGAGGGAGTATTCCAAAGTGGCTATTATGATTATGACATAAATATGGTAATACTTCCATTAAAAGCTGTACAGTACCTAACCTATGGAGAGGATATATCATCTAAGATAGATGTAACACTTTTTAATCCATATAGAGCTCCTGAGATATCAGATAAGATAATGGCAGTTACAGGAATATATTCAAGAACTTGGGGAGAGATGAATAGAAATCTTTTATCAGCTCTCTCTTTAGAAAAAACTGTAATGATACTTGTCTTTTCTTTGATAGTTGTAATAGCTGGATTTGTAGTATGGGTAACTCTCAATATGTTAGTGAGAGAGAAGATAAAAGATATTGGAATAATGAGAGCAATGGGATTTTCTAAAAAAAATATTATGAAAATATTTTTAATACAAGGAATGATATTAGGTGGGATAGGTATAGCAATAGGAACTCTTATCTCCCTTACATTTCTTTGGTATATAAAAAATAACACATTGGACTTTATAACTTCTATATATTATATTACTAAAATTCCTGTGGAAATATCTTTCAAAGAGATTATTATAATTATAGGAGCTAATTTTGGAATAATATTTATATCAAGTATATTTCCAGCATATAGAGGAGCAAAAATGGAAACAGTGGAGGCATTAAGACATGAGTAA
- a CDS encoding energy-coupling factor transporter transmembrane component T family protein codes for MSISKLNPGYKGLTIFLISLILSFEYNYYINFSIFLISILLMIISKVNIKKLCISFLPVIIMALGIFFTGYFYGSEEVSTNINDMTKIVVTMENSESGLQLSARVLAYAGLGFLFVYTTNPRHFILSLMQQFKLSEKFAYGIMAAYNFIPIVKNEYRNISYAYRARGVKRNLFMLPMLVTAIRASENIAMAMESKGFQVGSKRSQYVKLKVNKIDYLLLIFLPSLILFLVIKF; via the coding sequence TTGAGTATATCTAAATTAAATCCAGGATATAAAGGGTTGACAATATTTCTAATATCTCTTATTCTCTCTTTTGAATACAACTACTATATTAATTTTTCAATATTTTTGATATCTATTTTACTTATGATAATTTCAAAAGTTAATATAAAAAAACTGTGTATTTCATTTTTACCAGTAATAATTATGGCTCTTGGAATATTTTTTACTGGATATTTTTATGGTAGTGAAGAGGTAAGTACTAATATAAATGATATGACAAAAATTGTTGTAACTATGGAAAATAGTGAAAGTGGTTTACAGCTTTCTGCAAGAGTATTAGCTTACGCAGGATTGGGATTTTTATTTGTTTATACCACTAATCCAAGACATTTTATATTGAGCCTTATGCAACAATTTAAACTTTCAGAAAAATTTGCTTATGGTATAATGGCTGCTTATAATTTTATTCCCATAGTGAAAAATGAGTATAGAAATATCTCATATGCTTATAGAGCGAGGGGAGTAAAGAGAAATCTTTTTATGTTACCTATGTTGGTTACAGCTATCCGAGCTTCTGAAAATATAGCTATGGCAATGGAATCAAAGGGGTTTCAAGTTGGAAGTAAAAGAAGTCAGTATGTAAAGTTGAAAGTTAATAAAATAGATTATCTACTTTTGATTTTTTTACCTAGTTTGATACTGTTTTTAGTAATTAAATTTTAA
- the pbpC gene encoding penicillin-binding protein 1C: MRKLRFLPLILIIPIIFCIKIYSEFDIEKMRDEIEKRYSQVVLDDRDNIIGAYLNSEEQWQIKGVEIPPRLKLAVLNYEDRKFYSHNGVDYLAIVRAVKTNLLEKRRVGASTITMQGVKLYKRRERTYLSKIEEIIESYKLEKYLSKDEILELYLNNAPYGSNIVGYETASQLYFGKSAKNLTWAEGATLAVLPNSPGLIWIEKNRDKLLNKRDNLLKSMYERGVIDEKQYRLSIKEELPKERKYFNSLAPHLTRRLVNEYDDKIIKSTINSELQKNIERIAREYGDYLNNRGIKNTAIIVVDNHSGEVKSYVGSQNFYDFQRNGQVDGVVAQRSVGSVLKPFLYALSIDEGLITPKSKLLDVPLYFSNFNPQNANKKYQGLVEARESLKKSLNIPFVKLLDEYGVDKFFYFLKDVINFPERDYSNYGLSLILGTKEMSIENIAKLYYGLSQYGEFKDLKYIRDDKKIDGRKLISKGASYLTLEAMQGVQRYGIDNLYLGRDGIAWKTGTSYGQRDAWAGGISPRWTVVVWCGNFTGEGNRNISGVVTAGQLLFKIFKVLPNENESFIKPSEELKKVEIDSETGYRLRYDVPSEEIDYPKDAKSLKVSPYYKKVFINSKGEEIDSRNEEFIESKEKIVLSYPIELLDYMARENISISNVRDEKIKIIYPLNNIKIFLPKDFEERKSLIVKVANPKNKKLYWYHNGKYIFSGRDRERAFDFLEGEHRLTLVSESGEVVEVKFYILRGK, from the coding sequence ATGAGAAAGTTAAGATTTTTACCTCTAATCCTCATCATACCTATAATATTCTGTATCAAAATATATAGTGAATTTGATATTGAAAAGATGAGAGATGAGATAGAAAAAAGATACAGTCAAGTTGTACTAGATGATAGAGATAATATAATAGGGGCTTACTTAAATAGTGAGGAGCAGTGGCAAATCAAGGGGGTAGAGATACCCCCTAGATTAAAATTAGCAGTACTTAACTATGAAGATAGAAAATTTTATTCTCATAATGGAGTGGACTATCTTGCAATAGTAAGAGCAGTAAAAACGAATCTTTTAGAAAAAAGAAGAGTGGGAGCTAGTACTATAACTATGCAGGGAGTAAAACTTTATAAGAGAAGAGAGAGAACATATCTTAGTAAAATAGAGGAGATAATAGAGAGTTATAAGTTAGAAAAATATCTCTCTAAAGATGAGATTTTAGAACTTTATCTAAATAATGCTCCCTATGGAAGTAACATAGTAGGATATGAAACAGCCTCACAACTTTATTTTGGAAAGAGTGCTAAAAATCTTACTTGGGCTGAAGGAGCTACTTTAGCAGTACTTCCTAACTCTCCTGGGCTTATATGGATAGAGAAAAATAGAGATAAGCTTTTAAATAAGAGAGATAATCTTCTAAAAAGTATGTACGAAAGAGGAGTGATAGATGAAAAACAGTATAGACTCTCTATAAAAGAGGAGTTACCAAAGGAGAGAAAATATTTTAACTCCTTAGCTCCGCATCTCACTAGAAGATTAGTTAATGAATATGATGATAAAATAATAAAAAGTACAATAAATAGTGAGTTACAAAAAAATATTGAAAGAATAGCTAGAGAGTATGGAGATTATCTAAATAATAGAGGGATAAAAAATACAGCTATCATAGTGGTAGATAATCATAGTGGAGAGGTAAAATCCTATGTAGGTTCACAAAACTTTTATGATTTTCAAAGAAATGGACAGGTAGATGGTGTAGTAGCTCAAAGGTCAGTAGGCTCTGTGTTAAAGCCCTTCCTTTATGCTCTTTCTATTGATGAAGGACTCATTACTCCAAAGTCAAAACTTTTAGATGTACCTCTTTATTTTTCAAACTTCAATCCTCAAAATGCCAATAAAAAATATCAAGGATTAGTAGAGGCAAGAGAGTCTCTAAAAAAATCTCTAAATATTCCTTTTGTAAAGCTTTTAGATGAGTATGGAGTAGATAAATTTTTTTACTTTCTAAAAGATGTAATAAATTTCCCAGAAAGAGATTATTCTAACTATGGATTATCTCTTATATTGGGAACTAAAGAGATGAGTATAGAAAATATTGCCAAGCTTTATTATGGACTCTCTCAATATGGAGAGTTTAAAGATTTAAAATATATAAGAGATGATAAAAAAATAGATGGGAGAAAGCTTATATCCAAAGGGGCTAGTTATCTCACTCTTGAAGCTATGCAAGGTGTACAAAGATATGGGATAGATAATCTCTATTTAGGCAGAGATGGAATAGCTTGGAAGACAGGGACTAGCTATGGACAAAGAGATGCTTGGGCTGGGGGAATATCTCCTAGATGGACAGTAGTGGTTTGGTGTGGAAACTTCACTGGAGAGGGAAATAGAAATATCTCTGGAGTAGTTACTGCTGGACAGCTTTTATTTAAAATCTTTAAGGTACTTCCAAACGAAAATGAGAGTTTTATAAAACCAAGTGAAGAGTTAAAAAAAGTGGAGATAGATAGTGAAACAGGATATAGGTTGAGATATGATGTACCTAGTGAAGAGATAGATTATCCAAAAGATGCTAAAAGTTTAAAAGTATCTCCCTATTATAAAAAAGTTTTTATAAACTCCAAAGGAGAGGAGATAGATTCAAGAAACGAAGAGTTTATAGAGAGTAAAGAGAAAATAGTTTTAAGTTATCCAATAGAGTTATTAGACTATATGGCTAGAGAAAATATATCCATATCCAATGTAAGAGATGAGAAGATAAAAATTATCTATCCACTTAATAATATAAAAATATTTTTGCCTAAAGATTTTGAGGAGAGAAAAAGCTTGATAGTGAAAGTGGCTAATCCTAAAAATAAAAAACTTTATTGGTATCACAATGGAAAATATATTTTTAGTGGCAGAGATAGGGAGAGAGCTTTTGATTTTTTAGAAGGAGAGCATAGACTTACACTGGTTTCAGAAAGTGGAGAGGTAGTAGAGGTAAAATTTTATATATTGAGAGGAAAATAG